From the genome of Streptomyces sp. NBC_01341, one region includes:
- a CDS encoding FAD-dependent oxidoreductase — translation MVDSPVAVFDRLVRLDLPERAPVLLDTVAVLGGSVAGLLAARVLSDHAHKVLIIERDDQVNVEGRPRTGVPQDRQVHGVLTGGLELIKRWLPGFERELRDRGAVFVGSEQMTTYVDGYEQPRMGDDSHHHFTRPFFESRIRSRVLALPNVSTLTAQVTGLEYRNDAVSAVRYAVDGVETAVDVDFAVDAMGRASKLSDWVEQAGYERPRLQRMQTGVSYATALFERPANIQPTATVSRHSPLGRPDELAVALLTPVEGDQWLIGLTAFGKSQPPKTIEEFRTVCSTLPPGFAAVAAGSVTREVLNFHQADSRRRDYVGLSRFPARLVSVGDAVASMNATYAQGMSSAALHASCLSEYLVGEPDFASPADEFFALQEVAVDALWASSAGADADRLAVMNGVEASEEVQQQRWAMGQIMQASSRDEAIAEACKAVFFVSAHPYTLADPTLLERAIAVNQQVSADA, via the coding sequence GTGGTTGACTCACCCGTTGCAGTGTTCGACAGACTGGTCCGACTGGACCTGCCCGAACGCGCGCCCGTCCTCTTAGACACGGTTGCTGTGCTCGGTGGCAGCGTCGCCGGCCTCCTGGCCGCACGGGTTCTCTCCGACCATGCTCATAAGGTCCTGATCATCGAGCGTGACGACCAGGTGAACGTGGAGGGGCGCCCCCGCACGGGAGTACCGCAGGATCGTCAGGTGCATGGTGTCTTGACCGGGGGCCTCGAGCTGATCAAGCGCTGGCTGCCGGGCTTTGAGCGTGAACTGCGGGACCGGGGTGCGGTTTTCGTCGGCTCGGAGCAGATGACCACGTACGTTGACGGGTACGAGCAGCCGCGCATGGGCGACGACAGTCACCACCACTTCACTCGGCCCTTCTTCGAGTCCCGAATTCGCAGCCGCGTTCTCGCCCTGCCCAACGTCTCAACCCTGACGGCACAGGTGACGGGTCTGGAATACCGCAACGACGCGGTGAGCGCCGTACGCTATGCGGTCGACGGCGTCGAGACAGCGGTGGACGTCGACTTCGCGGTAGACGCGATGGGGCGTGCCAGCAAGCTGTCGGACTGGGTTGAGCAGGCCGGCTACGAGCGGCCGCGACTGCAGCGGATGCAGACCGGCGTCAGTTACGCGACCGCACTGTTCGAAAGACCGGCGAATATTCAGCCGACTGCCACGGTCTCTCGGCACTCCCCCCTCGGCCGGCCGGACGAACTGGCCGTCGCGCTGCTCACCCCGGTCGAAGGTGACCAGTGGCTGATAGGCCTGACAGCCTTCGGGAAGAGCCAGCCGCCCAAGACGATCGAGGAGTTCCGGACCGTCTGTTCCACCCTGCCGCCGGGCTTCGCCGCAGTGGCCGCCGGTTCGGTGACCCGTGAGGTCCTGAACTTCCACCAGGCCGACAGCAGGAGGCGGGACTACGTCGGGCTGTCGCGCTTCCCTGCCCGCCTGGTCAGCGTGGGTGACGCGGTCGCGTCCATGAACGCGACCTACGCCCAGGGTATGTCGTCGGCCGCGCTGCACGCCTCCTGCCTGTCGGAGTATCTGGTCGGCGAACCGGACTTCGCCTCGCCCGCCGACGAGTTCTTCGCCCTGCAGGAAGTCGCCGTGGACGCTCTGTGGGCTTCCTCCGCCGGCGCCGATGCCGACCGCCTGGCCGTGATGAACGGCGTCGAGGCGTCGGAAGAGGTTCAGCAGCAGCGATGGGCCATGGGGCAGATCATGCAGGCCTCCTCCCGGGACGAGGCCATTGCCGAGGCGTGCAAGGCAGTGTTCTTCGTGTCCGCCCACCCGTACACCTTGGCTGACCCGACCCTGCTGGAGCGGGCGATCGCTGTCAACCAGCAGGTGTCCGCAGACGCCTGA
- a CDS encoding peptide deformylase, protein METGILVDLVEELLSGPRPLPVVRAGDPVLRRPTMSYEGQLGAERLARLVEAMKETMRAAPGVGLAAPQVGIPLRLAVIEDPVELPPELRGTRPEMPVEVREIRGRVPLPFRVLVNPQYEPVGERRAAFFEGCLSIPGWQAVVARHEHVRLRGEDEAGRSFDEEFSGWPARIVQHETDHLEGTLYLDRAELRSLATHEAVAEHWQQATPADAALALGFPLPELKCDR, encoded by the coding sequence ATGGAAACCGGGATACTTGTCGATCTTGTTGAGGAACTTCTCTCTGGGCCCCGACCTCTGCCTGTCGTCCGTGCCGGGGACCCGGTTCTGCGGCGGCCGACCATGTCCTACGAGGGACAGCTCGGTGCGGAGCGGTTGGCTCGCCTCGTCGAGGCGATGAAGGAGACCATGCGTGCCGCGCCTGGGGTGGGTCTGGCGGCACCGCAGGTCGGGATCCCGCTGCGGCTTGCTGTGATCGAGGATCCGGTCGAGTTGCCCCCTGAGCTGCGCGGGACACGTCCGGAGATGCCCGTGGAAGTGCGCGAGATCCGTGGCCGAGTGCCGCTTCCTTTCCGGGTGCTGGTGAACCCGCAGTACGAACCCGTTGGCGAGCGCCGGGCCGCGTTCTTCGAAGGATGTCTGAGCATCCCCGGTTGGCAAGCCGTCGTTGCCCGGCATGAGCACGTGCGACTGCGCGGGGAGGACGAAGCCGGACGGAGCTTCGACGAGGAGTTCTCGGGCTGGCCCGCACGTATCGTTCAGCATGAGACGGACCACCTTGAGGGCACGCTCTATCTTGACCGCGCTGAACTGCGTTCCCTGGCAACACACGAAGCAGTGGCCGAGCACTGGCAGCAGGCCACTCCCGCCGACGCCGCTCTGGCCCTGGGTTTCCCGCTGCCTGAGCTGAAGTGTGACCGGTGA